A window from Sphingobacterium hotanense encodes these proteins:
- a CDS encoding glycoside hydrolase family 2 protein yields MNKFTSLFAVAAALLLGNQCIAQSRVVQSFNDDWKFYKANNSTFFTDFENGQKYFESQSQWTKLEVWEDVTLPHTYNRTDMQTDRNFFEGKAVYTKTFSVNPASKDKRTFIKFEGVGAIAKLYINDNFIGEHKGGYSMFTYEITNSVNYDKPNTITVIADNASRKDIIPINQFLFPVYGGIYRPVHLITTNKTNFVVTDRAAPGIQIRQQNVSAKNADIEVSAKLETKEKTAQQAELWVEIRDYDGKLVQTEKQPVKISPQGVTYVKQAVKMKSPRLWDGIRDPYLYSVTAKIMSGGKELDVVKQPLGVRKVEINGGQNVLLNGKPYPMYGVCRHQDREGFGSALSFAQHKEDMLMIKEMGATTIRLAHYQQSPEVYSLADTLGFLTWAEIPFVNRVSYYENDNAKQQMTELVKQNMNHPSIYIWGVHNEVYSKTADEQVPVLSRELNDIAKTLDPDRYTVAVTGYNVVDRQENLSTDVQGINHYFGWYGGKIEDLGPWAKKVQQDFQGYKIMLSEYGADGNMDIGQEELKMPDNVVSGKSFPENYQTETHIQQWAAIQQNPIIVASYVWNMFEFAVPAWNRGGVNARNLKGLVSFDRKRKKDSFYWYKANWNPEPMIYLANRRDNERTKAQSKVQVFSNLNDVKLEVNGKSYTAKQGVNDKHWVVEQVDLKQGQNTIVAVGKDGSKELRDEMVWNLK; encoded by the coding sequence ATGAACAAATTTACTAGCCTGTTTGCGGTAGCAGCTGCACTCTTACTAGGTAATCAATGTATCGCCCAATCTCGTGTAGTACAGTCGTTTAACGACGATTGGAAGTTCTATAAAGCAAATAACTCAACATTCTTTACTGATTTTGAGAATGGTCAGAAATACTTCGAAAGTCAAAGCCAATGGACGAAGCTTGAGGTTTGGGAGGACGTGACGCTTCCGCATACCTACAACCGTACGGATATGCAAACCGACCGAAACTTCTTTGAAGGCAAAGCAGTCTATACCAAAACCTTTTCCGTGAATCCTGCATCCAAAGATAAACGCACGTTCATTAAGTTCGAAGGCGTTGGAGCGATCGCTAAATTATATATCAATGACAACTTTATTGGCGAGCATAAAGGCGGATATAGCATGTTCACTTACGAGATTACTAATTCGGTGAACTATGATAAACCTAATACCATCACTGTTATTGCAGACAACGCCTCTCGCAAAGATATCATTCCAATCAATCAGTTCTTATTTCCAGTATATGGTGGGATATACAGACCTGTACACTTGATCACGACCAATAAGACCAACTTTGTAGTTACAGACCGTGCTGCTCCAGGTATACAAATTCGCCAGCAGAATGTGTCTGCAAAGAATGCTGATATCGAAGTTTCCGCAAAACTGGAGACCAAAGAGAAGACAGCACAACAGGCGGAGCTATGGGTAGAAATCAGAGATTATGATGGCAAGCTCGTTCAAACCGAAAAGCAGCCCGTGAAGATCAGCCCTCAGGGAGTTACCTATGTGAAGCAAGCGGTAAAAATGAAATCGCCACGATTATGGGACGGTATCCGCGATCCTTATTTGTATTCCGTAACGGCTAAAATTATGTCGGGTGGGAAAGAACTGGATGTTGTAAAACAACCTTTAGGAGTCCGTAAGGTAGAAATCAACGGTGGTCAGAACGTGTTGTTGAATGGAAAGCCGTATCCTATGTATGGTGTTTGTAGACATCAGGACCGTGAGGGTTTCGGATCAGCATTGAGTTTCGCTCAACATAAGGAAGACATGCTGATGATCAAAGAAATGGGCGCAACGACTATTCGCTTGGCGCATTACCAGCAATCGCCAGAAGTATATTCCCTTGCAGATACACTAGGTTTCCTGACATGGGCGGAAATCCCATTCGTTAATCGCGTGTCCTACTATGAAAACGATAATGCGAAGCAACAGATGACCGAACTTGTGAAGCAAAATATGAACCATCCCTCCATCTATATCTGGGGAGTTCATAATGAGGTTTATTCTAAAACAGCAGACGAACAAGTACCGGTGCTTTCGCGCGAATTAAATGATATTGCAAAGACATTAGATCCTGATCGCTATACGGTAGCAGTGACAGGCTACAACGTCGTGGACAGACAAGAGAACTTATCTACAGATGTTCAAGGAATCAACCATTATTTCGGTTGGTATGGTGGCAAGATCGAAGATCTTGGACCATGGGCAAAGAAAGTGCAACAAGACTTCCAGGGATACAAAATCATGCTTTCCGAATACGGGGCGGATGGAAATATGGATATAGGCCAGGAAGAGTTGAAGATGCCGGATAATGTCGTTTCCGGAAAGTCATTCCCAGAAAACTATCAGACAGAAACACATATTCAGCAGTGGGCTGCGATCCAGCAGAACCCTATTATTGTGGCGTCATATGTTTGGAATATGTTTGAATTTGCCGTGCCTGCATGGAATCGCGGCGGTGTGAATGCTCGAAATCTAAAAGGATTGGTGAGCTTCGACCGTAAGCGTAAGAAAGATTCCTTCTACTGGTATAAAGCGAACTGGAATCCGGAGCCGATGATTTACCTAGCAAATAGGAGAGATAATGAGCGTACGAAGGCACAAAGCAAAGTACAGGTATTCTCCAATCTAAATGATGTGAAGTTAGAAGTCAATGGCAAGAGCTACACAGCGAAACAGGGCGTAAATGATAAACACTGGGTTGTGGAGCAGGTTGATCTTAAGCAAGGTCAAAATACGATAGTTGCTGTTGGAAAAGATGGTTCAAAGGAACTCAGAGATGAAATGGTTTGGAACTTAAAATAA
- the miaA gene encoding tRNA (adenosine(37)-N6)-dimethylallyltransferase MiaA, producing the protein MEFPKSLIVVVGPTAVGKTAMAIALAKHYQTSIISADSRQFYSEMSIGTAKPSAQELHEAPHYFINSHSISDDYSAGDFEREALMQVDKLFVHTDKVVVVGGSGLFVRALCEGLDDLPKAPDEIREALNAALERDGLPALQDRLRAIDPDNYDQMDHDNPQRVVRALEVYEATGKPISYYQKNQKSKRDFNIITVGLNTDRALLYDRINKRVDLMMQEGLLEEVKNLIPYRNKPALLTVGYAELFDYLDGKISLEQAVDSIKQNSRRYAKRQITWFKKYGDTTWFEPNQREDIIKFIDSKTNK; encoded by the coding sequence ATGGAGTTTCCTAAATCCCTGATTGTTGTTGTTGGTCCTACGGCTGTTGGTAAAACAGCAATGGCTATTGCTTTAGCAAAGCATTATCAAACATCCATTATTTCAGCGGATTCAAGACAATTCTATTCAGAGATGAGTATCGGCACAGCCAAGCCTTCCGCTCAAGAACTTCATGAGGCACCACATTATTTTATCAATTCGCATTCTATCTCGGATGATTACTCGGCGGGCGACTTCGAAAGAGAAGCGCTTATGCAGGTGGACAAGCTCTTCGTGCATACGGATAAAGTTGTCGTAGTCGGAGGCTCAGGCTTATTTGTCAGAGCATTATGCGAAGGATTGGATGATCTTCCTAAAGCTCCGGATGAGATCAGGGAAGCTTTGAATGCTGCTTTAGAGCGAGATGGCCTGCCTGCACTACAAGATCGCCTGCGTGCGATAGATCCAGATAACTATGATCAAATGGATCATGATAACCCGCAACGTGTCGTTCGTGCCTTAGAAGTCTATGAGGCTACGGGAAAACCAATTTCCTATTATCAGAAAAATCAAAAGAGCAAACGCGATTTCAATATTATAACTGTAGGATTAAACACCGACAGAGCATTGCTGTACGACAGAATCAACAAACGTGTAGATCTGATGATGCAAGAAGGATTATTGGAAGAGGTGAAGAACCTTATTCCTTATCGTAATAAACCCGCGCTGCTCACGGTTGGATATGCTGAGCTCTTTGATTATTTGGATGGCAAAATCAGCTTAGAGCAAGCTGTCGATAGTATTAAGCAAAACTCGAGACGCTATGCCAAGCGACAGATAACCTGGTTCAAAAAATATGGCGACACAACTTGGTTTGAACCCAATCAACGGGAAGATATTATCAAATTTATTGATAGCAAGACGAACAAATAA
- a CDS encoding IS1096 element passenger TnpR family protein produces the protein MAIYRFRVTFEDYEDVYREIDMPSKSTFLELHHAIHTATGYDVERSSSFYVSNDQWKKGTEIAYQPNDRKKAAGVLEMELIKMSKFIDDPHQKFYYIYNFDRPYDFHVELIKILKEEDGKTYPAIFKSVGEVPKNITAANFPVAGADDDDDDDYVDESGEEYGVDEEDDYDMFDDEEEGGEEDGQSEKGMSDDY, from the coding sequence ATGGCAATTTATAGATTTAGAGTAACCTTTGAGGATTATGAGGATGTATATAGGGAGATAGATATGCCTTCGAAGAGCACATTCCTAGAATTACATCACGCAATACATACCGCTACAGGTTACGACGTAGAGCGTTCATCTTCATTCTATGTGAGTAATGATCAATGGAAAAAAGGAACGGAGATCGCTTATCAACCGAATGACCGTAAGAAAGCCGCCGGCGTATTGGAGATGGAACTTATCAAAATGAGCAAGTTCATCGACGATCCGCATCAGAAATTCTATTATATCTATAATTTTGACCGCCCTTACGATTTCCATGTGGAACTAATCAAAATCCTGAAAGAGGAAGACGGTAAAACCTATCCGGCAATCTTTAAATCTGTTGGTGAAGTTCCTAAGAACATAACTGCTGCGAATTTCCCTGTAGCAGGTGCTGACGACGATGATGATGACGATTATGTAGATGAATCCGGTGAAGAGTATGGTGTAGATGAGGAGGATGACTACGATATGTTCGATGATGAAGAAGAGGGTGGAGAGGAAGACGGACAAAGCGAAAAAGGCATGAGCGACGATTATTAG
- a CDS encoding CCA tRNA nucleotidyltransferase: protein MSEDLTHPIFPIIKDLAEELHVACYVIGGYVRDRLMGRPFKDDVDILVLGSGIEFATALGERLHTKVAVFKSFGTAMLMYQGLQVEFVGARKESYRSESRKPIVEDGTLADDQNRRDFTINAMAFSLNEASYGELVDPFQGQEDIANRIIRTPLEPGITFSDDPLRMMRAIRFATQLNFKIDAVALNAIHEQVERIKIISKERIADELNKIILSDKPSIGFKYLFDTGLLEHIFPAMQQLHGVEYIDGKGHKDNFYHTLEVLDNVAELSNDLWLRWAAIMHDIAKPATKRFDKKSGWTFHGHEDKGAKMVPKLFAELKLPLNEKMKFVQKLVLLHLRPIVLAKDIVTDSAVRRLLFEAGDDIDALMMLCHADVTTKNEFKKKKYRENFELVKQKLKDVEERDHLRNWQPPVDGDDIMKTFNIGPGRHVGMIKNAIREAILEGEISNTRDAAFAFMIEKGISLGLQQVEKA from the coding sequence ATGAGTGAAGATTTAACACATCCCATATTTCCCATTATCAAAGATTTGGCCGAGGAGCTACATGTTGCTTGCTATGTCATTGGTGGCTATGTGCGGGATAGATTGATGGGGCGTCCCTTCAAAGATGATGTCGATATATTGGTGCTGGGGAGTGGTATCGAGTTTGCTACGGCCCTGGGCGAGAGACTGCATACGAAGGTGGCAGTTTTTAAATCCTTTGGCACGGCTATGTTGATGTATCAAGGCCTTCAGGTGGAATTCGTAGGAGCTCGTAAAGAGTCGTACCGATCGGAATCCAGAAAGCCTATTGTGGAGGATGGCACCTTGGCCGATGACCAGAATCGTCGCGACTTCACCATCAATGCGATGGCTTTCTCCTTGAATGAGGCTAGCTATGGCGAACTCGTTGATCCTTTCCAAGGACAAGAAGATATTGCGAACCGCATTATCCGCACGCCGCTAGAACCGGGGATTACCTTCTCAGATGATCCTTTAAGGATGATGCGTGCGATCCGCTTTGCGACTCAATTGAACTTTAAGATTGACGCTGTTGCCTTGAATGCTATTCATGAGCAAGTGGAACGAATTAAGATCATCTCCAAAGAACGTATTGCCGACGAGCTTAATAAAATTATCCTTTCAGACAAACCATCTATTGGCTTTAAGTATTTATTTGATACCGGTTTGCTGGAACATATATTTCCTGCGATGCAGCAATTGCATGGCGTTGAATACATTGATGGCAAGGGACATAAGGACAACTTCTATCATACCTTAGAAGTGCTGGACAATGTAGCAGAGCTGTCAAACGACTTGTGGCTTCGCTGGGCTGCTATTATGCATGACATTGCTAAACCTGCTACAAAGCGTTTTGACAAGAAAAGCGGATGGACCTTCCACGGGCATGAGGATAAGGGTGCGAAGATGGTACCTAAGCTTTTTGCCGAGTTGAAGCTTCCGTTGAACGAGAAGATGAAGTTTGTTCAGAAGTTAGTGCTGCTTCATTTACGTCCTATTGTATTAGCAAAGGATATCGTAACGGATTCAGCAGTTAGAAGACTTTTGTTTGAGGCGGGCGATGATATCGATGCGCTGATGATGCTTTGCCATGCGGATGTAACGACGAAGAACGAGTTCAAGAAGAAGAAGTATAGGGAGAACTTCGAACTGGTGAAGCAAAAGTTAAAAGATGTGGAGGAGCGAGATCATCTACGTAATTGGCAGCCACCAGTCGATGGCGACGACATCATGAAGACCTTTAATATCGGGCCGGGCAGACATGTCGGTATGATTAAAAATGCCATCCGTGAAGCCATCCTAGAAGGTGAGATCTCAAATACGAGAGACGCTGCTTTTGCGTTTATGATTGAGAAAGGCATAAGCTTAGGGCTACAGCAAGTAGAGAAAGCGTAA